The following proteins are encoded in a genomic region of Neisseria perflava:
- a CDS encoding ABC transporter ATP-binding protein yields MLQLKNINKRFGSKTVAQDINLNVEAGEILAVLGRSGCGKSTLLKTIVGLVRPDSGEVWLNGDNITDMPSEKRNISLMFQDYALLPHLTALDNVGFGLKMRRLPKAEIEEQSMQALRDIGLEHEAQRKPESLSGGEQQRLALARALITRPSLLLLDEAFSSLDTHLRHHLRTLTAERIRSQNIPAILVTHSAEEACTMADTIAIMHEGLILQHGTPETLIRRPVNAQAALLLGLANTGDTRYIPQHAIRFDPNGTSVRISEAVPLAEGTRLTLAHPQYGDLIWYPHADHDTDKPQTGQEIRISVDENQIVWFD; encoded by the coding sequence ATGTTGCAACTCAAAAACATCAACAAACGCTTCGGCAGCAAAACCGTTGCCCAAGACATCAACCTAAACGTCGAAGCAGGCGAAATCCTCGCCGTACTCGGCCGCTCCGGCTGTGGCAAATCCACCCTGCTCAAAACCATCGTCGGCCTGGTGCGTCCCGACAGCGGCGAAGTCTGGCTCAACGGCGACAACATCACCGACATGCCGTCTGAAAAACGCAATATCTCGCTGATGTTTCAAGACTACGCCCTTTTGCCGCATTTAACCGCCCTCGACAACGTCGGCTTCGGCCTCAAAATGCGCCGGCTGCCCAAAGCCGAAATCGAAGAACAATCCATGCAGGCCTTGCGCGACATCGGTTTGGAACACGAAGCGCAACGCAAACCCGAAAGCCTCTCCGGCGGCGAACAACAACGCCTCGCCCTCGCACGCGCCCTCATCACGCGCCCGTCGCTATTGCTCTTGGACGAAGCCTTCTCCAGCCTCGACACCCACCTGCGCCACCACCTGCGCACCCTGACCGCCGAACGCATCCGCAGTCAAAACATCCCCGCCATCCTCGTGACCCACTCCGCCGAGGAAGCCTGCACCATGGCCGACACCATCGCCATCATGCACGAAGGCCTCATCCTCCAACACGGCACGCCGGAAACCCTTATCCGCCGCCCCGTCAACGCCCAAGCCGCCCTGCTACTCGGTTTGGCCAACACCGGCGACACACGCTACATCCCCCAACACGCCATCCGATTCGACCCGAACGGCACGTCCGTCCGCATCAGCGAAGCCGTCCCCCTCGCCGAAGGCACACGCCTTACCCTCGCCCATCCGCAATACGGCGATTTGATTTGGTATCCCCACGCCGACCACGATACGGACAAACCGCAAACCGGACAGGAAATCCGCATCAGCGTGGATGAAAATCAGATTGTTTGGTTTGATTGA
- a CDS encoding NUDIX hydrolase — protein sequence MSQSFRFEQVFTPDVHDELWDWAQTSYGASDDWCILYLNGLPLGRLNPLWRERLRQDWTGRQSTLSDGLNLETDSWAEMGDSLQTLAQQWRECGWLKGWRDEKFDICDQSGKPLCALERAAFRPFGLMSQAVHLNGLVETENSLRFWIGRRSPHKAVDPNKLDNLTGGGISSGERPSEAVCREGEEEAGIPASLTPHIRPTAQIYSLRPVNRGVHNEILYIFDIVLPEGFQPANQDGEVAGFELMDIPTLLDAMLGGHMMHDAQLVTIEACRRYGLIDPKHPLSAWLDSIRCRPHF from the coding sequence ATGTCTCAGTCTTTCCGTTTTGAACAAGTATTCACACCCGATGTCCACGACGAATTGTGGGATTGGGCGCAAACCAGCTATGGCGCATCCGACGATTGGTGCATTCTGTATCTCAACGGCCTGCCTTTAGGCCGTCTGAACCCATTATGGCGCGAACGCCTCAGGCAAGATTGGACAGGCAGGCAGTCAACCCTTTCAGACGGCCTGAATTTGGAAACCGACAGCTGGGCAGAAATGGGCGACAGTTTGCAAACGCTGGCGCAACAATGGCGCGAATGCGGTTGGCTCAAGGGTTGGCGCGATGAAAAGTTCGACATCTGCGACCAGTCGGGCAAGCCTTTATGCGCACTCGAACGCGCCGCCTTCCGTCCGTTCGGCCTGATGAGTCAGGCAGTTCACTTGAACGGATTGGTCGAAACAGAAAACAGTCTGCGCTTTTGGATAGGCCGCCGCAGTCCGCACAAAGCCGTCGATCCAAACAAACTCGACAACCTGACCGGCGGCGGTATCAGCAGCGGCGAGAGGCCGTCTGAAGCCGTCTGCCGCGAAGGCGAAGAAGAAGCCGGCATTCCCGCTTCGTTAACACCCCATATCCGACCGACCGCCCAAATATATAGTTTGCGCCCCGTTAATCGCGGTGTCCACAACGAAATCCTGTATATCTTCGACATCGTCCTGCCCGAAGGCTTCCAACCCGCCAACCAAGACGGCGAAGTCGCCGGTTTTGAACTGATGGACATCCCCACCCTGCTCGATGCCATGCTGGGCGGACACATGATGCACGATGCCCAGCTGGTCACGATCGAAGCCTGCCGTCGATACGGCCTGATCGACCCCAAACATCCGCTGTCCGCATGGCTCGACAGCATCCGTTGCCGACCCCATTTTTAA
- a CDS encoding beta-class carbonic anhydrase: MSELSEILAYNQHFVETGEYEKYFTNKYPGRELAILSCMDARIIELLPNALGLKNGDAKLIKNAGALVTHPWGSVMRSLLVAVFELKVKEIMVIAHHDCGMRGLHAEEFLQRVHDSNIPDDRIETLRNAGIDLDGWLTGFDNVEDSVRHTVELIRKHPLMPDNIAIHGLVIHPTTGKLNLIVDGSLPASDGQNI, translated from the coding sequence ATGAGCGAATTGAGCGAAATTCTCGCCTATAACCAACATTTCGTCGAAACGGGCGAATACGAAAAATATTTCACCAACAAATACCCCGGCCGCGAGCTGGCCATCCTTTCCTGTATGGACGCACGCATTATCGAGCTGCTGCCCAATGCGTTGGGCTTGAAAAACGGTGACGCCAAGCTCATCAAAAACGCCGGTGCGCTGGTGACCCACCCTTGGGGTTCGGTGATGCGCAGTTTGTTGGTGGCCGTATTTGAACTCAAAGTCAAAGAAATCATGGTCATTGCCCACCACGACTGCGGTATGCGCGGATTGCACGCCGAAGAGTTCCTCCAACGCGTACACGACAGCAATATCCCCGACGACCGCATCGAAACCCTGCGCAATGCCGGTATCGATTTGGACGGCTGGCTGACCGGTTTTGACAACGTCGAAGACAGCGTGCGCCATACCGTCGAGCTGATTCGCAAACATCCGCTGATGCCCGACAACATCGCCATCCACGGCCTGGTCATCCATCCGACCACAGGCAAGCTCAACCTGATTGTTGACGGCAGCCTGCCTGCTTCAGACGGCCAAAACATCTAA
- the nadD gene encoding nicotinate-nucleotide adenylyltransferase gives MKNIGLFGGTFDPIHNGHLHIARAFADEIGLDLVVFLPAGDPYHKDSTRTPTQERLNMVELAIADEPKFAASDCDIVRDGATYTFDTVQIFRQQFPGAQLWWLMGSDSLMQLHTWKKWQTLVRQTHIAIAMRQGDNLNKTPRELHAWLGEALQNGSVRILNAPLHNTSSTQIRADLAKTHHSDGLPQPVAQYIRQHKLYEK, from the coding sequence ATGAAAAACATCGGATTATTCGGCGGCACGTTTGACCCCATCCACAACGGCCACCTCCACATCGCCCGCGCCTTCGCCGACGAAATCGGTTTGGATCTCGTCGTCTTCCTGCCGGCAGGCGACCCGTACCACAAAGACAGCACGCGCACGCCGACACAAGAGCGCCTCAATATGGTCGAACTCGCCATCGCCGACGAGCCGAAATTCGCCGCCAGCGACTGCGACATCGTCCGCGACGGCGCGACTTATACGTTTGACACCGTCCAAATCTTCCGCCAGCAATTTCCCGGCGCGCAACTGTGGTGGCTGATGGGCAGCGACAGCCTGATGCAGCTGCACACATGGAAAAAATGGCAAACCCTCGTGCGCCAGACCCATATCGCCATCGCCATGCGCCAAGGCGACAACCTCAACAAAACCCCGCGCGAATTGCACGCATGGCTCGGCGAAGCCCTGCAAAACGGCAGCGTCCGCATCCTCAACGCGCCGCTGCACAACACCAGCTCCACTCAAATCCGCGCCGATCTCGCCAAAACGCACCATTCAGACGGCCTGCCGCAACCCGTCGCCCAATACATCCGCCAACACAAACTCTATGAAAAATAG
- the rsfS gene encoding ribosome silencing factor — protein MNEQELQDLQKMVEVAVNALEDIKAKDISVLETQDKTSLFARMIIASGDSTRQVKALANNVAVDLKEAGFEILSTEGDSGEWTLVDAGDLVVHVMLPAVRDFYDIDTLWGGEKPSFHAGMQKPWHAAD, from the coding sequence ATGAACGAACAAGAATTGCAAGACCTGCAAAAAATGGTCGAAGTGGCCGTAAACGCCCTTGAAGACATCAAAGCTAAAGACATCTCTGTTTTGGAAACCCAAGACAAAACCTCCCTGTTCGCCCGCATGATTATTGCCAGCGGCGACAGCACACGCCAAGTCAAAGCACTGGCGAACAACGTTGCCGTCGATTTGAAAGAAGCCGGTTTCGAAATCCTCAGCACCGAAGGCGACAGCGGCGAATGGACGCTCGTCGATGCAGGCGACCTCGTTGTCCACGTCATGCTCCCTGCTGTGCGCGACTTCTACGACATCGACACCTTGTGGGGCGGAGAAAAACCGAGTTTCCACGCCGGTATGCAAAAACCTTGGCACGCCGCTGACTAA
- the hrpA gene encoding ATP-dependent RNA helicase HrpA, whose translation MPQPDFTQTLSKDRHFLRSAFKNPNKYGGLAKVEEKYKKSHDLYLQRLSKLPKPEFDNTLPVHEKLDEIKKAIAENQVTIICGETGSGKTTQLPKICLELGRGAAGLIGHTQPRRLAARSVAERIAEELKSEIGSAVGYKVRFTDHTSRDACVKLMTDGILLAETQTDRYLTAYDTIIIDEAHERSLNIDFLLGYLKQLLPRRPDLKVIITSATIDAERFSQHFNGAPVLEVSGRTYPVEILYRPLTSKDEDDAEVELTDAIVDAADELARYGEGDILVFLPGEREIREAAEALRKSTLRRNDEILPLFARLSHAEQHKIFHPSGAKRRIVLATNVAETSLTVPGIKYVIDTGLARVKRYSARAKVEQLHVEKISQAAARQRSGRCGRVSAGVCIRLFSEEDFNSRPEFTDPEIVRSNLAAVILRMASLNLGDVAAFPFLEMPDSRYINDGFQVLLELGAVEAV comes from the coding sequence ATGCCGCAACCCGATTTCACCCAAACCCTCTCCAAAGACCGCCATTTTCTGCGATCTGCCTTTAAAAACCCCAATAAATACGGCGGCTTGGCCAAGGTTGAGGAAAAATACAAAAAATCGCATGACCTCTATCTGCAACGCCTGTCCAAACTGCCCAAGCCCGAATTCGACAACACACTGCCTGTTCACGAAAAACTCGACGAAATCAAAAAAGCCATTGCCGAAAATCAGGTAACGATTATTTGTGGCGAAACCGGTTCGGGCAAAACCACACAGTTGCCCAAGATTTGTTTGGAACTCGGGCGTGGGGCGGCAGGCTTGATCGGGCATACCCAGCCACGCCGTTTGGCCGCGCGTTCCGTAGCAGAGCGGATTGCCGAAGAGCTGAAATCGGAAATCGGCAGCGCGGTCGGCTATAAGGTGCGCTTCACCGACCACACCTCGCGCGATGCCTGCGTTAAGCTGATGACCGACGGCATCCTGTTGGCGGAAACCCAGACCGACCGTTATCTCACCGCCTACGACACGATTATCATCGACGAAGCGCACGAACGCAGCCTGAACATCGACTTCCTTTTGGGCTATTTGAAACAACTTCTGCCGCGCCGCCCCGATTTGAAAGTCATCATCACCTCGGCAACGATAGACGCAGAGCGCTTCTCCCAACACTTCAACGGCGCGCCCGTTTTAGAAGTGAGCGGGCGTACCTATCCCGTTGAAATCCTCTACCGACCGTTGACCAGCAAAGACGAAGACGACGCGGAAGTGGAGCTGACCGACGCAATTGTCGATGCGGCAGACGAATTGGCGCGCTACGGCGAAGGCGATATTTTGGTGTTCCTACCGGGCGAACGCGAAATCCGCGAAGCCGCCGAAGCCCTGCGCAAATCCACGCTGCGCCGCAACGACGAAATCCTGCCCCTGTTCGCACGCCTGTCGCACGCCGAACAGCATAAAATCTTCCACCCTTCAGGCGCAAAACGCCGCATCGTGCTGGCAACCAACGTCGCCGAAACCTCGCTCACCGTGCCGGGCATCAAATACGTCATCGACACCGGCCTCGCACGCGTCAAACGCTATTCCGCACGGGCGAAAGTGGAGCAGCTTCATGTCGAAAAAATCTCCCAAGCCGCCGCACGCCAACGCTCTGGCCGCTGCGGCCGCGTCTCCGCAGGCGTATGTATCCGACTGTTTTCAGAAGAAGATTTCAACAGCCGCCCCGAATTTACCGACCCAGAAATCGTCCGCAGTAACCTCGCCGCCGTCATCCTGCGCATGGCATCGCTGAACTTGGGCGACGTAGCCGCATTTCCATTTTTAGAAATGCCCGATTCGCGGTATATCAATGACGGTTTTCAGGTATTGCTGGAATTGGGGGCGGTGGAGGCCGTCTGA
- a CDS encoding ComF family protein, producing the protein MLDVIDINTQDENEPTSLHDYKNGDCELLNGSWKAGWALDLHTISSIMLPNGHFENHYTKLGYALNQLKYHNNFEQLSFLIEQMTLFLKTRLVLPYLHVILPIPASKQRERQPVYEIAQGVAEQIHKPIDFNFIKKIKNTTELKSIQKPYERCEALSGAFEITDSNLYRNKKVLLIDDLFRSGSTLNEIASVLYRDAGVQNVYVVTLTKTRVNK; encoded by the coding sequence ATGCTTGATGTAATCGATATCAATACCCAAGATGAAAATGAACCAACTAGTCTTCATGATTATAAAAATGGGGATTGTGAACTATTAAATGGGAGTTGGAAAGCAGGATGGGCTTTGGACTTACATACAATATCCAGCATCATGTTGCCAAACGGGCATTTTGAAAATCACTATACCAAATTAGGTTATGCATTAAATCAGTTAAAATACCATAATAATTTTGAGCAGCTATCGTTTTTGATTGAACAAATGACTTTATTTTTGAAAACTCGATTAGTGCTGCCCTATTTACATGTGATTTTGCCTATTCCCGCTTCTAAACAAAGAGAAAGACAGCCTGTTTATGAAATTGCACAAGGCGTAGCAGAACAGATTCATAAGCCTATAGATTTTAATTTTATTAAAAAAATAAAAAATACGACCGAACTAAAAAGCATACAAAAACCATATGAAAGATGTGAAGCTCTATCGGGTGCTTTTGAAATTACCGACAGTAATTTGTATAGAAACAAGAAAGTGTTGCTTATTGATGACTTATTCAGATCAGGGTCAACACTCAATGAAATAGCGTCCGTGTTGTATCGAGACGCAGGTGTACAAAATGTTTATGTTGTTACTTTGACTAAAACACGAGTGAATAAATAA
- the lpt3 gene encoding lipooligosaccharide phosphoethanolamine transferase, with translation MMKKSFFTLVLYSSLLTASEIAYRFVFGIETLPAAKMAETFALIFVIAALYLFARYKATRLLIAVFFAFSIIANNVHYAVYQSWMTGINYWLMLKEVTEVGSAGASMLDKLWLPALWGVAEVVLFCSLAKFRRKTHFAADILFAAAMLLIFGRSFSTTQEHGISPKPTYSRIKANYFSFGYFVGRVLPYQLFDLSKIPVFKQPAPSKIGQGSVQNIVLIMGESESAAHLKLFGYGRETSPFLTQLSQADFKPIVKQSYSAALMTAVSLPSFFNAIPHANGYEQISSGDTNMFRLAKEQGYETYFYSAQAENEMAILNLIGKKWIDHLIQPTQLGYGNGDNMPDEKLLPLFDKINLQQGKHFIVLHQRGSHVPYGALLQPQDKVFGDANIVDKYDNTIHKTDQMIQTVFEQLQKQPDGNWLFAYTSDHGQYVRQDTYNQGTVQPDSYLVPLVLYSPDKAVQQAANQAFAPCEIAFHQQLSTFLIHTLGYDMKVSGCSEGSVTGNLITGDAGSLNIRDGKAEYVYPQ, from the coding sequence ATGATGAAAAAATCTTTCTTCACGCTTGTTTTATATTCGTCTTTACTTACCGCTAGCGAAATTGCCTATCGCTTTGTATTCGGAATTGAAACCTTACCGGCTGCGAAAATGGCGGAAACGTTTGCGCTGATATTTGTGATTGCTGCGTTGTATCTGTTTGCGCGTTATAAGGCGACGCGTTTGTTGATTGCGGTGTTTTTTGCGTTCAGCATTATTGCCAATAATGTGCATTATGCGGTTTATCAAAGTTGGATGACGGGCATCAATTATTGGCTGATGCTGAAAGAGGTTACTGAAGTCGGAAGCGCGGGCGCGTCGATGTTGGATAAGTTGTGGCTGCCTGCGTTGTGGGGCGTGGCGGAAGTCGTGCTGTTTTGCAGCCTTGCCAAGTTCCGCCGTAAGACGCATTTTGCCGCCGATATATTGTTCGCTGCGGCGATGTTGCTAATTTTTGGACGTTCATTCAGTACGACGCAGGAACACGGTATTTCGCCCAAGCCGACATACAGCCGCATCAAAGCCAATTATTTTAGCTTCGGCTATTTTGTCGGGCGCGTATTGCCGTATCAGTTGTTTGATTTAAGCAAGATTCCTGTGTTCAAACAGCCAGCGCCAAGCAAAATCGGGCAGGGCAGTGTTCAAAATATCGTCCTGATTATGGGCGAAAGCGAAAGCGCGGCGCATTTGAAATTGTTTGGCTACGGGCGTGAAACTTCACCGTTTTTAACCCAGCTGTCGCAAGCCGACTTTAAGCCGATTGTGAAACAAAGCTATTCCGCCGCTTTGATGACGGCTGTGTCCCTGCCCAGCTTTTTCAATGCCATACCGCATGCCAACGGCTATGAGCAAATCAGCAGCGGCGATACCAATATGTTCCGCCTTGCCAAAGAGCAGGGCTATGAAACGTATTTTTACAGCGCGCAGGCTGAAAACGAGATGGCGATTTTGAACTTAATCGGTAAGAAATGGATAGACCATCTGATTCAGCCGACGCAGCTTGGCTACGGCAACGGCGACAATATGCCTGATGAGAAACTGCTGCCGCTGTTTGACAAAATCAATTTGCAGCAGGGCAAGCATTTTATTGTGTTGCACCAACGCGGTTCGCACGTCCCATACGGCGCATTGTTGCAGCCTCAAGATAAAGTATTCGGCGACGCCAATATTGTGGATAAGTACGACAACACCATCCACAAAACCGACCAAATGATTCAAACCGTATTCGAGCAACTGCAAAAGCAGCCTGACGGCAACTGGCTGTTTGCCTATACCTCCGATCATGGCCAGTATGTGCGCCAGGATACCTACAATCAAGGCACGGTGCAGCCCGACAGCTATCTCGTGCCGCTGGTGTTGTACAGCCCGGATAAGGCCGTGCAACAGGCTGCCAACCAGGCTTTTGCACCTTGCGAGATTGCCTTCCATCAGCAGCTTTCAACATTCCTGATTCACACGCTGGGCTACGATATGAAGGTTTCAGGTTGTAGCGAAGGCTCGGTAACGGGCAATCTGATTACGGGCGATGCAGGCAGCTTGAACATTCGCGACGGTAAGGCGGAATATGTTTATCCGCAATAA
- a CDS encoding reverse transcriptase family protein: MAKLKVYVNTRERLFKPKLSHYKSYEWFNSPLFKIRYEKALFLILCTTDEIFSIINNKIFYYNMFEIGGRVCHTPCYELKGLHSRLAQFLVRIKKPRYLYSGVKGLSYVDNARVHSVYYETFKTDISEFYSATTQAIVFKFFRNKMQCSHKVANILAELCTLEGKLPTGSQLSMILAFWANSDMFEQLNQLAQEHHLVMTVYVDDITFSGAKIPAGFCQQVAQIMSEHGHAMNKKKTRLYQANSHKEITGLIINRVGDSPIPPNRFYLKLHNKLAEFNQIYAEIKNGKSKMEEDTLRQLTNHLIGLLNHASQFDKKYKMVKKHIQKQHDDLIQYLQTTHKVGSGKLGKLCIR, translated from the coding sequence TTGGCAAAATTAAAAGTATATGTAAATACGAGAGAGCGTTTGTTCAAACCAAAATTAAGCCACTATAAATCATACGAATGGTTTAATAGCCCACTATTTAAGATTAGATATGAAAAAGCATTATTTTTGATTTTGTGTACAACAGATGAGATTTTCTCAATCATTAATAATAAAATTTTTTATTATAATATGTTCGAGATAGGGGGAAGAGTGTGTCATACACCTTGTTATGAATTAAAAGGGCTTCACTCTCGTTTAGCTCAATTCTTGGTGCGTATAAAAAAGCCTAGGTATCTTTATTCTGGCGTAAAAGGTTTATCTTACGTGGATAATGCTCGCGTGCATTCGGTTTACTATGAAACATTCAAAACGGATATTTCGGAGTTTTATTCGGCTACAACTCAAGCTATTGTTTTTAAGTTTTTTAGAAATAAAATGCAATGTAGCCATAAGGTTGCTAATATTTTAGCAGAATTATGTACACTAGAAGGAAAGTTACCAACTGGTAGCCAGCTTAGTATGATTCTAGCCTTTTGGGCAAATTCAGATATGTTTGAGCAGTTAAACCAACTTGCTCAAGAACATCATTTGGTAATGACAGTTTATGTTGACGATATTACATTTTCGGGTGCAAAAATCCCTGCTGGTTTTTGTCAACAAGTCGCACAAATAATGTCAGAGCATGGCCATGCCATGAATAAAAAGAAAACACGCCTATATCAGGCTAATTCTCATAAAGAAATTACAGGTTTGATTATTAATAGAGTTGGTGACAGTCCTATTCCTCCTAATCGATTTTATTTAAAGTTACATAATAAATTAGCAGAATTTAATCAAATTTATGCTGAAATAAAAAATGGTAAATCCAAAATGGAAGAAGATACTTTAAGACAATTAACTAATCATCTGATTGGTCTATTAAACCATGCTTCTCAATTTGATAAAAAATATAAGATGGTAAAAAAGCATATTCAGAAACAGCATGATGATTTAATTCAGTATCTACAAACTACACATAAGGTAGGATCGGGTAAACTAGGTAAACTATGCATTAGGTAA